From the genome of Arthrobacter sp. SLBN-122:
TCCAGAACACGGGGCAGGAGGACGTGCACGCGGCGCACAGGATGCACTTGGTGGTGTCGTCAAAACGCTCACGGTCCTCAGCGGACTGCAGGCGTTCCCGGGTGGGCTCGTGGCCCTTGTTGATCAGGAAGGGCATGACCTCGCGGTACGACTGGAAGAAGGGCTCCATGTCCACGATGAGGTCCTTCTCCACCGGCAGGCCCTTGATGGGTTCCACCGTGATGGGCTTGGACGTGTCCAGGTCCTTCAGCAGGGTCTTGCAGGCAAGGCGGTTGCGGCCGTTGATGCGCATGGCGTCCGAGCCGCACACACCGTGGGCGCAGGAGCGCCGGAAGGACAGCGTGCCGTCCGTCTCCCACTTGACCTTGTGCAGGGCATCCAGGACGCGGTCCGTGCCATACATGGTCAGGTGGAAGTCATCCCAGGTGGCTTCTTCGGAAACCTCCGGGTTGTACCGGCGGACCCGCAGGTGGACGTCGAACGTGGGGATTTCCCCGCCCCCGCCAACGCCGGCAGGAAGTTCAACCTTTGAGGCTGGCTCAGCGATTTCAGCGGTCATCTTAGTACTTCCTCACCATCGGCTCGTAGCGGGTAAAGACAACCGGCTTGGTGGCGAGGCGGATGCCG
Proteins encoded in this window:
- a CDS encoding succinate dehydrogenase iron-sulfur subunit translates to MTAEIAEPASKVELPAGVGGGGEIPTFDVHLRVRRYNPEVSEEATWDDFHLTMYGTDRVLDALHKVKWETDGTLSFRRSCAHGVCGSDAMRINGRNRLACKTLLKDLDTSKPITVEPIKGLPVEKDLIVDMEPFFQSYREVMPFLINKGHEPTRERLQSAEDRERFDDTTKCILCAACTSSCPVFWTDGQYFGPAAIVNAHRFIFDSRDDAGDMRLEILNDKEGVWRCRTTFNCSEACPRGIQVTQAIAEVKQAILARKI